One window from the genome of Pieris napi chromosome 3, ilPieNapi1.2, whole genome shotgun sequence encodes:
- the LOC125063229 gene encoding putative malate dehydrogenase 1B, translated as MVVRIVIAGESQCKAFAEICLVADHLSKKLPDFRYERIEKPVLEWNAWMYKINQKNKWHHSGSPLVWKELLATGSKPFYIGGGPEFLDYCYSYYKFDVFMAPARYENLVLNYRQYNKKIKQESKFHIDVEFEMEENTVKNTFSVCISGSGNPITMHLISELLEMSSSEKGIYKVYIYDHRCSSSFMELVERECSFIETNYAAKVVKYVDKIGLALTNTDVLIILDHVPFSPEQSIGGWLYENKKIMHNIAQMINASASSKMKIILPNLGPACYNATVLSESLTHICKNNIVIATSDLGMEVTPIIAKIAEIPMRNMFCPPVWGFVGVNHLVDINNSIHKYNEFYPFNRYKKVKNSSLCIGSLTPQMRTIEYLIFFDESLWIKVAEEKTKSLDSACLNKSIAILDLLKSWLVDENPEEIITLGVHCDGSFGLDFDGYFSQPCRLNNGKWRPFKNYMLPKTPHMTLSYLLRMAKFTMTLEKNDLPRIIPRKICICKRKQYVKKNVWY; from the exons atggttGTACGAATTGTAATAGCTGGTGAATCACAGTGTAAAGCGTTTGCTGAAATATGCCTCGTGGCAGatcatttatcaaaaaaattacctgATTTTCGCTATGAGCGTATAGAAAAACCAGTATTGGAGTGGAAT GCTTGGatgtacaaaataaatcagAAAAATAAATGGCATCATAGTGGCTCACCCCTTGTTTGGAAAGAATTATTGGCAACAGGCAGTAAGCCCTTTTATATCGGAGGCGGACCAGAGTTTTTAGATTATTGCTACTCTTATTACAAATTTGATGTTTTCATGGCGCCTGCGAGATatgaaaatttagttttaaactacagacaatacaacaaaaaaattaaacaggaATCTAAATTTCATATTGATGTCGAATTTGAAATGGAAGAAAACACTGTAAAAAACACTTTTAGTGTATGTATATCTGGATCCGGAAATCCAATCACTATGCATTTGATATCTGAGTTATTAGAAATGAGTTCAAGCGAAAAGggtatttataaagtttatatatacGACCACCGGTGCTCTTCATCTTTTATGGAATTAGTTGAACGTGAATGTAGTTTCATCGAGACCAATTACGCAGCAAAAGTAGTCAAATACGTAGACAAAATTGGCCTGGCCCTTACTAATACggatgttttaataatacttgATCATGTTCCGTTCAG TCCAGAACAATCTATTGGAGGATGGTTAtacgaaaacaaaaaaattatgcataACATTGCTCAAATGATAAATGCATCAGCATCatcaaaaatgaaaataattctaCCAAATTTGGGCCCAGCTTGTTACAATGCAACAGTTTTATCAGAATCACTAACACATatctgtaaaaataacataGTAATTGCTACATCAGATTTAGGAATGGAAGTTACACCTATTATTGCAAAAATTGCTGAAATTCCTATGAGAAATATGTTTTGCCCACCAGTTTGGGGCTTCGTTGGAGTCAATCATTTagtagatataaataattcaattcatAAATACAATGAATTTTACCCttttaatagatataaaaaagttaaaaattctAGTTTGTGTATTGGCTCATTAACGCCACAAATGAGAactatagaatatttaatattcttcGATGAATCCTTGTGGATTAAAGTTGCAGAAGAAAAG acaaagTCTTTAGATAGTGCATGCCTTAATAAAAGCATAGCGATTTTAGATTTACTTAAATCATGGCTGGTTGACGAAAATCCCGAAGAAATTATAACTCTTGGTGTTCATTGTGATG GGTCATTTGGATTGGACTTTGATGGTTACTTCTCTCAGCCATGCCGCCTTAATAATGGAAAATGgagaccttttaagaattatatgTTACCGAAAACGCCACATATGACGCTTTCTTACTTATTAAGAATGGCTAAGTTTACGATGAcattagaaaaaaatgatttacCAAGGATTATTCCaagaaaaatttgtatttgtaaacGAAAACAGTATGTCAAAAAGAATGTGTGGTATTAG
- the LOC125063371 gene encoding ribonuclease P protein subunit p30 — MNFKNWGFSDLSVSKEYDSKKYYLFERLGFNTIAINSYVEETDEEPKKKKRKGEIKEKKDFIPPPIDISNEGKGNLNILQRITIGFSDSSVAIKMNSSENLKKYDIIAVIPKTLQAFQYACGTLDVDIITFEPESRIPYKISRKLYRQAVERGIFFELMYAPAIKDSSARKNIISAAHNYHAVGKSRNIIITSSALTPIQTRSVHDIINLGFIFGLNSNESVKAIRNNVRQLILKAQGRKCGKHYMEIESIDVKENKPNFE; from the coding sequence ATGAACTTTAAAAATTGGGGTTTCAGCGATTTATCAGTTAGTAAAGAATATGATAGTAAAAAGTACTATCTTTTTGAAAGACTTGGATTTAATACCATAGCTATTAACTCATATGTAGAAGAAACTGATGAAGAACCCAAGAAAAAGAAACGAAAGGGTGAAATCAAggaaaaaaaagattttattccTCCCCCTATAGATATCTCCAATGAAGGGAAGGGAAATCTCAACATATTGCAAAGAATAACTATAGGATTTTCAGATTCCAGTGTTGCTATTAAGATGAATAGctcagaaaatttaaaaaagtatgaCATAATTGCAGTTATTCCTAAAACTTTACAAGCTTTTCAGTATGCATGTGGCACACTAGATGTAGATATTATAACATTTGAGCCAGAAAGTAGAATACCATATAAAATTAGTCGAAAGCTATACCGGCAAGCTGTTGAACGaggtatattttttgaattgaTGTATGCTCCTGCTATAAAAGATTCTTCTGCAAGGAAAAACATTATAAGCGCTGCCCATAACTACCATGCTGTTGGGAAATCAAGGAACATTATTATCACAAGTTCTGCTCTAACTCCCATACAAACAAGAAGTGTTCATGATATTATCAAtcttggttttatttttgggCTAAATAGTAACGAAAGTGTAAAAGCAATAAGAAATAATGTGCGTCAACTTATTCTTAAGGCCCAAGGAAGAAAATGTGGAAAACATTATATGGAAATTGAAAGTATAGATGTTAAGGAAAATAAACCAAATTTTgagtga